The genome window GATGGCCGGCAGGTCGAGGCCGGACGGCAGGGTGCCGAACGCGACCCCGCCGTCGCCGGCGACCCGGGAGGCGCAGAAGGCGTCGGCCACCGCCGGGTGGCCGTGGCGGACCAGCAGCGCCCCCTGGAGGAGCACGGCCAGCCGCTCGACCAGCCGGCGGGCGCCCGCCTGGAGCCCGACCGGGTCGGCGGCGGCGGCCAGCTCCCGCTCGACCGCGGCCGCGGCCCGGTCCAGCCGCGGCTCGGCCGCCCGGGCCGGCGCGACCTCGTCCAGCAGTGCCGCCAGGCCGTCGGGCTGCCTGGCCAGGACCCGCAGGACGTCCAGGCTGTTGATGTTGCCGGCGCCCTCCCAGATGGAGTTGAGCGGCGCCTCCCGGTACAGCCGGGGCATGCCGCTCTCCTCCACGTACCCGTTGCCGCCCAGGCACTCCAGCGCCTCGGCGGCCACCGCCGGGGCGCGCTTGCACACCCAGTACTTGGCCATCGCCGTGGCCAGCCGGCGCAGGGCCGCCTCGGCCGGGTCGCGGGCCGCCCGGTCGAACGCGCCCGCCACCCGCATGGCCAGCAGCGTGGCCGCCTCCGACTCGACCGCCAGGTCGGCCAGGACGTTGGCCATCAGCGGCTGGTCGGCCAGCCGGCGCCCGAACGCGCTGCGGTGGGCGGCGTGGTGGGCCGCCTGGGCGACCGCCTGGCGCATCAGGGCCGCCGACCCGACCACGCAGTCCAGCCGGGTGTGGTTGACCATCTCCAGGATGGCGGCCAGGCCCCGGCCCGGCTCGCCGACCAGCCAGCCGGTGGCGCCGTCCAGCTCGACCTCGGCCGAGGCGTTGGCCCGGTTGCCGAGCTTGTCCTTGAGCCGCTGGAGATGGAAGCCGTTGCGCCCGCCGTCGGGGAGCACCCGCGGGACCAGGAAGCAGCTCAGCCCGGCCGGCGCCTGGGCCAGGACCAGGAAGGCGTCGCTCATCGGGGCCGAGCAGAACCACTTGTGCCCGGTGAGCCGCCACTCGCCGTCCCCGGCCGGGGCCGCCCTGGTGGTGTTGGCCCGGACGTCGCTGCCGCCCTGCTTCTCGGTCATGGCCATGCCGCACAGCGCCCCCGCCTTGCCCGCGACCGGCGCCAGGACCGGGTCGTA of Actinomycetota bacterium contains these proteins:
- a CDS encoding isovaleryl-CoA dehydrogenase — translated: MPPTHEVLNQPPPLAGYDLYDADPVLAEALHREGAGWATERVRALGVLAGTPEAIAWAAAADASPPVLRTHDRYGRRVDEVGFHPAWHRLLGTAVSHGLHASPWRDPRPGAQVARAAGFHLWSQVEAGHGCPVSMTFAAVPALRASPELAAVWEPKLTTLAYDPVLAPVAGKAGALCGMAMTEKQGGSDVRANTTRAAPAGDGEWRLTGHKWFCSAPMSDAFLVLAQAPAGLSCFLVPRVLPDGGRNGFHLQRLKDKLGNRANASAEVELDGATGWLVGEPGRGLAAILEMVNHTRLDCVVGSAALMRQAVAQAAHHAAHRSAFGRRLADQPLMANVLADLAVESEAATLLAMRVAGAFDRAARDPAEAALRRLATAMAKYWVCKRAPAVAAEALECLGGNGYVEESGMPRLYREAPLNSIWEGAGNINSLDVLRVLARQPDGLAALLDEVAPARAAEPRLDRAAAAVERELAAAADPVGLQAGARRLVERLAVLLQGALLVRHGHPAVADAFCASRVAGDGGVAFGTLPSGLDLPAIVDRATPKVG